TGTAAGACTTACGATTTTTTTTGGCATTTTTCGATAGAGGGTCGGTGCGCAACCTACCGTTTGTTTAAATTTTCGACTTAGATAAAAAGTGTCCCTGTATCCAGTCAATTGCGCAAGTTCCTGCAATGTGGGATTGTCAAATAGCAGGTGTTCCTGGGCAATTCGAATTCTTAGTCGGGTGACATACTCCACAAACGTAAGTCCGGTGTACTTCTTGAATTCTCTTGAAAAATGCTCTGGACTCACATTAGCCTCTCTCGCTAATTGCTCCCGAGTGAGGGAATGAGTAACCATCTTATGGATGTGCGTGATAACGAGATCCAGCCAGGAATGATCCTCATGAGCCAAACGCACAGCATGATCTCGCAACGTTTCCAGCAGTTGATAAAACAGCATATGAGGTTTGAATGGTCCTGACTCATCGCTTTTGGAACAGGCCAGAAATAAGTCGGAGACCAGTTCGGCAATGACGCGGCTCGTAATAGGAACGGAAGGTCCGAACGGCCAGATTGGTTGGCTGTTATCGGTGTAATCAAAGGCAACGGCTATGCCCTGGACGGGAGATAGCGAGCCTCGTCTATTTTCATGCTGAAGCAGGGTTCCAGCTTGGCGTACAACAGCGGAGCCGGTATTTACCATCAATTGACCATTCGGACTGATCAGTCTTGACTGACCAGAGGTGATGACATAAAGAACATGCTTGCTGCTCCACAGTTCATCGATACGGGAGAAGGCTTCCCGATCATGGAGCTGCACCAGATGACAAAGTCTGAACATTGCCGGAGGCACGGTTGTGATTTGATGCAAGCGGCCGAGCTTGTTCAGGGATGATTTATGAAAGGTTAGATCCAGATTGCTCATAACATAACGGACTCCTTATAGAGGATTGGACTATTAAGCAGTATAATACCACAAAGGTGGAATGGGGACCTTGGAATCATTCCCTTCATATATTTCTGCGGAAAATGGATAAAGAGGTTGAAATCGCTATCAACACCGACTATAATGAAAATGTCGAAACGTTTCAATCTATGGTTTACAGGCATGTTCATTGTGATTTATAATGAATTCTCCCTCTAGTCTAATATTGAAATGTTGTCAATCGACCAAGCTATATGTACAATTAAAGGGTGTATGATTCAGCACTGATGCTTAAAAGACGTGAAGAGAGATTTTTTTTGAAAATACTTCGAAACGTTTCGATAGATGAGGGATTGATGTCACTCCTATTGAATTAATGAATAGGAATGGGTGGTTGTTGCAACCATTTACAGTATAAAATGATAGGTAACAAGAAAGTTAGAAGGAGCGAACGTGGAATGGCAACGATTAAGGATGTGGCAAAGCTGGCAGGCGTGGCGCTCTCGACCGCTTCCTATGCACTGAATGGGGACAGCAAGGTAAGTGCCAAGACCAAGGCTAAAGTGCTGGCGGCAGCACGAGAACTGAATTATCGCAAAAACGGCTTTGCCATGGACCTGAAACGGAGCCGGACGAACACGATTGCATTGATTCTTACAGATCTGTCGGGTCCGTATTACTCCGAATTGATTCGCAGCGTACAGGACGTAGCGCTGGCTAACGGATATGATCTGATTGCTTGCAGTTCTATGGGAGGACGCGACTCTACAGCAGTTCGTTTCTTGCGAGAGAAAAGGGTAGATGGCGCTATTATCCTGGCTCATAACATCCATGATGATATTCTGGTTGAATCTGCAGGTGAACGTTTCCCTATCATTGTGATGGATCGGCAGCTGTCGAGCAGCCATCTGGTCAACGTGCTGGTAGATGGGGAGCAGGGTGGATACCTGGCTACACGTCACCTCATTCAGAAGGGGCATAAGACCATCGCCTATATCAGCGGGCCATCCAATTCTTATGATAATGCTCTGCGTTATCAAGGATATTTGCGAGCGATGCAGGAGGCAGGCCTGGAAGAGAAGTCCAAATGGCGCCTAAGCGGTAACTTTGTACGTGAGGGCGGGTATAGTGCAACCAAGATGATGGTTATGCAGGGCGAGCTTCCATCAGCCGTATTTTACGGGAATGACGAAATGGCGATTGGTGGACTAAAGGCATTTGAAGAGAGCGGTATTTCGGTACCAAAAAACATTTCGGTCATCGGATTTGATGATATTCAACTGTCGGAATATGTTCATCCTCCGCTTACGACGGTACGGCAGCCCAAGCATGAAGCAGGATCATTGGCAGGGCATTTGCTCTTCCAGATGCTGAACGGCGAAGCTGTGAATCCATCGTATACGTTAACCATTGATCTGGTGGAGCGCGAGTCTGTACGATCGGTACAGGCAGAGTCAGGAAA
Above is a window of Paenibacillus sp. E222 DNA encoding:
- a CDS encoding LacI family DNA-binding transcriptional regulator, with product MATIKDVAKLAGVALSTASYALNGDSKVSAKTKAKVLAAARELNYRKNGFAMDLKRSRTNTIALILTDLSGPYYSELIRSVQDVALANGYDLIACSSMGGRDSTAVRFLREKRVDGAIILAHNIHDDILVESAGERFPIIVMDRQLSSSHLVNVLVDGEQGGYLATRHLIQKGHKTIAYISGPSNSYDNALRYQGYLRAMQEAGLEEKSKWRLSGNFVREGGYSATKMMVMQGELPSAVFYGNDEMAIGGLKAFEESGISVPKNISVIGFDDIQLSEYVHPPLTTVRQPKHEAGSLAGHLLFQMLNGEAVNPSYTLTIDLVERESVRSVQAESGNQPA
- a CDS encoding helix-turn-helix domain-containing protein is translated as MSNLDLTFHKSSLNKLGRLHQITTVPPAMFRLCHLVQLHDREAFSRIDELWSSKHVLYVITSGQSRLISPNGQLMVNTGSAVVRQAGTLLQHENRRGSLSPVQGIAVAFDYTDNSQPIWPFGPSVPITSRVIAELVSDLFLACSKSDESGPFKPHMLFYQLLETLRDHAVRLAHEDHSWLDLVITHIHKMVTHSLTREQLAREANVSPEHFSREFKKYTGLTFVEYVTRLRIRIAQEHLLFDNPTLQELAQLTGYRDTFYLSRKFKQTVGCAPTLYRKMPKKIVSLTYNYTASLLALGHIPHLGAVAGWMKSRLIENGQDQFDQCYEHDLMNHPDLISESRPDLILGYAPHSGMDELRQIAPTILMPFEELDWQEQFIHLGRITGLEAKARALLDHYDTLQQEANRTLDQIMGERGSAVCIFMIGESGAYIYGHGWGRASHILYQSLGFTPPARMKKDGQLLTGYIHVPLNEIHLYAADHIFIDYDRESSEQPVDKLFAQDSWNTLSAVREGRLYEIDADMFYGFDPISVMEQLQHIMHKLTSHLSMQ